In Actinacidiphila yeochonensis CN732, a genomic segment contains:
- a CDS encoding sirohydrochlorin chelatase — protein sequence MLVIAHGSRDARHAATVRELSAAAAAARPGLRVEAAFLDLCGPAVPEAVARLAADGVREAVALPLLLTRAFHARTDVPAALRRAAAEQPGVRLRPAGVLGPSPLLVAALERRLAEAGLREADRATTSVVLAAAGSSDPAANAVVERVARDWRRTAGWAEVLAAHASASGPRTEDAVRALRARGARRIAVAPYVVAPGFLPDRIAAGARAAGADLLAPVLGAAPELAALLLRRYAEALAAAPVGAG from the coding sequence CTGCTGGTGATCGCGCACGGGTCGCGGGACGCGCGGCACGCGGCGACCGTCCGGGAGCTGTCGGCGGCGGCCGCGGCGGCCCGCCCCGGGCTGCGGGTGGAGGCCGCGTTCCTCGACCTGTGCGGCCCCGCGGTGCCGGAGGCGGTGGCGCGGCTGGCCGCCGACGGAGTGCGCGAGGCGGTGGCGCTGCCGCTGCTGCTGACCCGGGCCTTCCACGCCAGGACCGACGTCCCGGCCGCCCTGCGGCGCGCCGCCGCCGAGCAGCCGGGCGTGCGGCTGCGCCCCGCCGGTGTGCTCGGGCCGTCGCCGCTGCTGGTCGCCGCGCTGGAGCGGCGGCTGGCGGAGGCGGGGCTGCGCGAGGCCGACCGGGCCACCACGTCCGTCGTACTGGCCGCGGCCGGCTCCTCCGACCCGGCGGCGAACGCGGTGGTCGAGCGGGTGGCACGGGACTGGCGGCGGACGGCGGGCTGGGCCGAGGTGCTCGCCGCCCACGCCTCCGCGTCCGGCCCGCGTACCGAGGACGCGGTACGGGCGCTGCGGGCGCGCGGCGCCCGCCGGATCGCGGTGGCGCCCTACGTCGTCGCGCCCGGCTTCCTGCCCGACCGCATCGCCGCGGGCGCCCGCGCGGCCGGCGCCGACCTCCTCGCGCCGGTGCTGGGCGCGGCCCCCGAGCTGGCGGCGCTGCTGCTGCGCCGCTACGCCGAGGCGCTCGCCGCCGCCCCCGTCGGCGCCGGGTAG
- a CDS encoding ABC transporter permease: MASTETGQTQEHTAADPAAAREEPGTAAAPDEDRVRDRERDLSGLEAGLDALETVAVGRTPLGRTLVGKVLPPLSAALLVLVVWQVAVSAGVSDQTKLPSPHAVWTELADRWQAGDLFSIIWTSVERGLLGFLAALVIGTPLGLVVARVRFVRAAFGPILTGLQSLPSVAWVPAAVIWLGIEDKAMYAVILLGAVPSIANGLVSGIDQVPPLYLRAGRNLGASGLSSAWHVLLPAALPGYVAGLKQGWAFSWRSLMAAELIASSPDLGVGLGRYLENMREASDMAGVFLGILLILVVGIAIDQIVFSPLERWVLRSRGLTSGTS; this comes from the coding sequence ATGGCCAGCACTGAGACCGGGCAGACGCAGGAGCACACGGCGGCGGACCCCGCCGCGGCGCGCGAGGAGCCCGGCACGGCCGCCGCTCCGGACGAGGACCGGGTCCGGGACCGTGAGCGGGACCTGTCCGGGCTGGAGGCGGGCCTGGACGCCCTGGAGACCGTGGCGGTCGGCCGCACCCCGCTGGGACGGACGCTGGTCGGCAAGGTGCTGCCGCCGCTGAGCGCCGCCCTCCTCGTCCTGGTGGTGTGGCAGGTCGCCGTCAGCGCCGGGGTGTCCGACCAGACGAAGCTGCCCAGCCCGCACGCGGTGTGGACCGAACTCGCCGACCGCTGGCAGGCGGGCGACCTGTTCTCGATCATCTGGACCAGCGTCGAGCGCGGCCTGCTGGGCTTCCTCGCGGCGCTGGTGATCGGCACCCCGCTCGGGCTGGTGGTGGCCCGGGTGCGGTTCGTCCGGGCCGCCTTCGGCCCGATCCTGACGGGCCTTCAGTCGCTGCCCTCGGTGGCGTGGGTGCCGGCCGCCGTGATCTGGCTGGGCATCGAGGACAAGGCGATGTACGCGGTGATCCTGCTGGGGGCGGTGCCCTCGATCGCCAACGGCCTGGTCTCCGGCATCGACCAGGTGCCGCCGCTGTACCTGCGGGCCGGCCGCAACCTCGGCGCGAGCGGGCTGAGCAGCGCCTGGCACGTGCTGCTGCCGGCCGCGCTGCCCGGCTACGTCGCGGGCCTCAAGCAGGGCTGGGCGTTCTCCTGGCGCTCGCTGATGGCGGCGGAGCTGATCGCCTCCTCCCCCGACCTCGGCGTGGGCCTGGGCCGCTACCTTGAGAACATGCGCGAGGCGTCCGACATGGCCGGGGTGTTCCTCGGCATCCTGCTCATCCTGGTCGTCGGCATCGCCATCGACCAGATCGTCTTCAGTCCGCTGGAGCGCTGGGTGCTGCGCAGCCGCGGCCTCACCTCGGGAACCTCGTGA
- a CDS encoding ABC transporter ATP-binding protein: MADTLTGPTPAAAPAAGHAARLDRVSKVFGRPGTEQPVLDGITLDVAPGEFVCLLGASGCGKSTLLNLVAGLDRPSAGTIDTPGGRPALMFQEHALFPWLTAGRNVELALRLRGVPREQRRPEAERLLSLVRLGGAYDKRVHELSGGMRQRVALARALAQDSQLLLMDEPFAALDAITRDVLHDELSRIWAETSLSVMFVTHNVREAVRLAQRVVLLSSRPGRINREWRIDIPQPRRIEDAAVADLSVEITEELRGEIRRHGQH; encoded by the coding sequence ATGGCCGACACGCTCACCGGCCCCACGCCGGCCGCCGCGCCGGCCGCCGGGCACGCCGCGCGGCTGGACCGCGTGTCGAAGGTGTTCGGCAGGCCCGGCACCGAACAGCCCGTGCTGGACGGGATCACGCTCGACGTCGCACCGGGCGAGTTCGTCTGCCTGCTGGGTGCCTCGGGGTGCGGCAAGTCGACCCTGCTGAACCTGGTGGCCGGGCTTGACCGCCCGAGCGCCGGCACGATCGACACGCCCGGCGGCCGGCCCGCCCTGATGTTCCAGGAGCACGCGCTCTTCCCGTGGCTGACCGCCGGCCGCAACGTCGAACTGGCGCTGCGGCTGCGCGGGGTGCCGCGCGAGCAACGCCGCCCGGAGGCCGAGCGGCTGCTGTCGCTGGTACGGCTGGGCGGCGCGTACGACAAGCGGGTGCACGAGCTGTCCGGCGGTATGCGGCAGCGCGTGGCGCTGGCCCGCGCACTCGCCCAGGACAGCCAACTGCTGCTGATGGACGAGCCGTTCGCGGCGCTGGACGCCATCACCCGGGACGTGCTGCACGACGAGCTGTCCCGGATCTGGGCCGAGACCAGCCTCTCGGTCATGTTCGTCACCCACAACGTCCGCGAGGCGGTGCGGCTGGCCCAGCGGGTGGTGCTGCTCTCCTCCCGGCCCGGCCGGATCAACCGGGAGTGGCGCATCGACATCCCGCAGCCGCGCCGGATCGAGGACGCGGCGGTGGCGGACCTGTCCGTCGAGATCACCGAGGAACTGCGGGGGGAGATCCGCCGTCATGGCCAGCACTGA
- a CDS encoding aliphatic sulfonate ABC transporter substrate-binding protein has translation MSALFSRRSARPDHRRRLVAAAVTLPLLAGVLAGCGYGSDKKDDAAAAPSASSTGGKKLSADQVRIGFFPNLTHATPLVGLKEGLFQKELGATTIKQSTFNAGPAEIEALNAGSIDIGWLGPSPAINGYTKSGGKDLRIISGSASGGVKLVVNPKKIKTIADVKGKKIATPQLGNTQDVALLNWIKQQGWKVDAESGKGDVSVVRTDNSITPEAYKNGSIDGAWVPEPTASKLVDEGAKVLIDESTLWPDQKFVITNMIVSQKFLTAHPDVVEAVLAGSVKTNAFINANPDQAKADANAQLAALTQKSLPATQLDPAWKSITVLDDPLAQTAKEEAQHAVDAGLLKQPELDGIYDLRLLNKVLKQQGDATVSAAGLGEQ, from the coding sequence GTGTCCGCCCTGTTCAGCCGCCGCTCCGCCCGTCCCGACCACCGCCGCAGACTCGTCGCCGCGGCCGTCACCCTGCCGCTGCTCGCCGGCGTCCTGGCCGGCTGCGGCTACGGCTCCGACAAGAAGGACGACGCCGCGGCGGCCCCGTCCGCCAGCTCCACCGGCGGCAAGAAGCTCTCCGCCGACCAGGTCCGGATCGGCTTCTTCCCGAACCTCACCCACGCCACTCCGCTGGTCGGCCTCAAGGAGGGCCTGTTCCAGAAGGAGTTGGGCGCCACCACCATCAAGCAGTCGACGTTCAACGCCGGCCCGGCGGAGATCGAGGCGCTGAACGCCGGCTCCATCGACATCGGCTGGCTCGGCCCCTCCCCCGCCATCAACGGCTACACCAAGTCCGGCGGCAAGGACCTGCGGATCATCTCCGGTTCGGCCTCCGGCGGCGTCAAGCTGGTCGTCAACCCGAAGAAGATCAAGACGATCGCCGACGTCAAGGGCAAGAAGATCGCCACCCCGCAGCTGGGCAACACGCAGGACGTGGCGCTGCTCAACTGGATCAAGCAGCAGGGCTGGAAGGTCGACGCGGAGAGCGGCAAGGGCGACGTCTCGGTGGTGCGCACCGACAACTCGATCACCCCCGAGGCCTACAAGAACGGCTCCATCGACGGGGCGTGGGTGCCCGAGCCCACCGCGTCGAAGCTGGTCGACGAGGGCGCGAAGGTGCTGATCGACGAGAGCACGCTGTGGCCGGACCAGAAGTTCGTGATCACCAACATGATCGTCTCCCAGAAGTTCCTGACCGCCCACCCGGACGTGGTGGAGGCCGTGCTGGCCGGCTCGGTGAAGACCAACGCCTTCATCAACGCGAACCCGGACCAGGCCAAGGCCGACGCCAACGCCCAACTGGCCGCGCTCACCCAGAAGTCGCTGCCGGCCACTCAGCTCGACCCGGCCTGGAAGTCCATCACGGTGCTGGACGACCCGCTGGCGCAGACCGCGAAGGAGGAGGCCCAGCACGCGGTGGACGCGGGCCTGCTCAAGCAGCCGGAGCTGGACGGCATCTACGACCTGCGGCTGCTCAACAAGGTGCTCAAGCAGCAGGGCGACGCGACGGTGTCCGCCGCCGGACTCGGCGAGCAGTAG
- a CDS encoding sulfate adenylyltransferase subunit 1, whose translation MTTTSPITAEQLSATTLLRFATAGSVDDGKSTLVGRLLHDSKSVLADQLEAVERASQSRGQEAPDLALLTDGLRAEREQGITIDVAYRYFATPRRRFILADTPGHVQYTRNMVTGASTAQLAVVLVDARNGVVEQTRRHAAVAALLRVPHVVLAVNKMDLVEYAEPVFAAIAEEFTAYAASLGVPEVTAIPISALAGDNVVEPSATMDWYGGPTVLEHLETVPVGHDPALPLSSAGGAPARFPVQYVIRPQSADHPDYRGYAGQIASGVLRVGEQVTVLPSGRTTTVSGIDALGEPVDTAWAPQSVTLRLADDLDVSRGDLIAPSSAAPPVTQDILATVCHLHERPLRVGERVLLRHGTRTVKALVKELPYRIDLSHGLAHDGAPWALEVNDIGAVRLRTAEPLPVDAYADSRQTGSFLLIDPADGTTLTAGMVGEAFAESGPGTATPEAGTDGWDF comes from the coding sequence ATGACGACCACCAGCCCGATCACCGCCGAGCAGCTCTCGGCCACCACCCTGCTGCGGTTCGCCACCGCGGGCTCCGTGGACGACGGCAAGTCCACGCTGGTCGGACGCCTGCTGCACGACTCCAAGTCGGTCCTCGCCGACCAGCTGGAGGCGGTGGAGCGGGCCTCGCAGAGCCGCGGCCAGGAGGCCCCGGACCTGGCGCTGCTCACCGACGGCCTGCGCGCCGAGCGCGAGCAGGGCATCACCATCGACGTCGCCTACCGCTACTTCGCCACCCCCCGGCGGCGGTTCATCCTCGCCGACACCCCCGGGCACGTGCAGTACACCCGCAACATGGTCACCGGCGCGTCCACCGCGCAGCTGGCCGTGGTGCTGGTCGACGCCCGCAACGGCGTCGTCGAGCAGACCCGCCGGCACGCCGCCGTCGCGGCCCTGCTGCGGGTGCCGCACGTGGTGCTCGCCGTCAACAAGATGGACCTGGTGGAGTACGCCGAACCGGTGTTCGCCGCCATAGCCGAGGAGTTCACCGCGTACGCCGCCTCGCTGGGCGTGCCCGAGGTCACCGCGATCCCGATCTCCGCGCTGGCCGGCGACAACGTGGTGGAGCCGTCGGCCACCATGGACTGGTACGGCGGCCCGACGGTGCTGGAGCACCTGGAGACCGTCCCGGTCGGCCACGACCCCGCGCTCCCGCTGTCTTCGGCGGGAGGTGCCCCGGCGCGCTTCCCGGTGCAGTACGTGATCCGCCCGCAGAGCGCCGACCACCCGGACTACCGCGGCTACGCCGGCCAGATAGCCTCCGGGGTCCTGCGGGTGGGCGAGCAGGTCACGGTGCTGCCGTCCGGCCGCACCACCACCGTCAGCGGCATCGACGCGCTGGGCGAGCCGGTCGACACCGCGTGGGCTCCGCAGTCGGTGACGCTGCGGCTCGCCGACGACCTGGACGTCTCCCGCGGCGACCTGATCGCACCCAGCTCCGCCGCGCCGCCGGTCACCCAGGACATCCTGGCCACCGTCTGCCACCTGCACGAACGGCCGCTGCGGGTGGGCGAGCGGGTACTGCTGCGGCACGGCACCCGCACCGTCAAGGCGCTGGTGAAGGAGCTGCCCTACCGGATCGACCTCTCGCACGGGCTGGCCCACGACGGCGCGCCGTGGGCACTGGAGGTCAACGACATCGGCGCGGTGCGGCTGCGCACCGCCGAGCCGCTGCCCGTCGACGCCTACGCCGACTCCCGGCAGACCGGCTCCTTCCTGCTCATCGACCCGGCCGACGGCACCACGCTCACGGCCGGCATGGTGGGCGAGGCGTTCGCCGAGTCCGGCCCCGGCACCGCCACCCCTGAGGCCGGAACCGACGGATGGGACTTCTGA
- the cysD gene encoding sulfate adenylyltransferase subunit CysD, translating to MTATVEQTGSTGSPYALTHLDALESEAVHIMREVAGEFERPVLLFSGGKDSIVMLHLALKAFTPAAVPFPLLHVDTGHNFPEVLAFRDRTVAEHSLRLHVASVQDYIDDGRLRERPDGTRNPLQTVPLTDAIQRHGFDAVFGGGRRDEEKARAKERVFSLRDEFSQWDPRRQRPELWSLYNGRHAPGEHVRVFPLSNWTELDVWQYIAREAIALPEIYFAHEREVFDRGGMWLTAGEWGGPREGERVQSRTVRYRTVGDMSCTGAVDSDAADLDAVIAEIAASRLTERGATRADDKLSEAAMEDRKREGYF from the coding sequence ATGACCGCGACCGTGGAGCAGACCGGGTCCACCGGCAGCCCGTACGCGCTCACCCACCTGGACGCCCTGGAGTCCGAGGCGGTCCACATCATGCGCGAGGTCGCCGGGGAGTTCGAGCGGCCGGTGCTGCTCTTCTCCGGCGGCAAGGACTCCATCGTCATGCTGCACCTGGCGCTGAAGGCGTTCACGCCCGCCGCGGTGCCGTTCCCCCTGCTGCACGTGGACACCGGCCACAACTTCCCGGAGGTGCTGGCCTTCCGCGACCGCACCGTCGCCGAGCACTCCCTGCGGCTGCACGTGGCCAGCGTGCAGGACTACATCGACGACGGCCGGCTGCGCGAGCGCCCCGACGGCACCCGCAACCCGCTGCAGACCGTCCCGCTCACCGACGCGATCCAGCGGCACGGCTTCGACGCGGTGTTCGGCGGCGGCCGGCGCGACGAGGAGAAGGCCCGGGCCAAGGAGCGGGTCTTCTCGCTGCGCGACGAGTTCTCCCAGTGGGACCCGCGCCGCCAGCGCCCCGAGCTGTGGTCGCTGTACAACGGCCGGCACGCGCCGGGCGAGCACGTCCGGGTCTTCCCGCTGTCCAACTGGACCGAGCTGGACGTGTGGCAGTACATCGCCCGGGAGGCGATCGCGCTGCCGGAGATCTACTTCGCCCACGAGCGCGAGGTGTTCGACCGGGGCGGCATGTGGCTGACCGCCGGCGAGTGGGGCGGTCCCCGCGAGGGCGAGCGGGTGCAGAGCAGGACGGTGCGCTACCGCACCGTCGGCGACATGTCCTGCACCGGGGCGGTGGACTCCGACGCGGCCGACCTCGACGCCGTGATCGCCGAGATCGCCGCGTCCCGGCTGACCGAGCGCGGCGCCACCCGGGCCGACGACAAGCTCTCCGAGGCCGCCATGGAAGACCGCAAGCGCGAGGGGTACTTCTAG
- the cysC gene encoding adenylyl-sulfate kinase, which yields MSTGATVWLTGLPSAGKTTIARAATERLRAQGRRAEVLDGDEVREFLSAGLGFSRADRDTNVRRIGFVAELLASHGVVVLVPVIAPYAESREAVRKRHEAEGTAYLEVHVATPLDVCADRDVKGLYARQAAGELTGLTGVDDPYEVPARPDLRIETQGRTVEQSADAVHALLAERGLTA from the coding sequence ATGAGCACCGGGGCCACCGTCTGGCTCACCGGCCTGCCGAGCGCCGGCAAGACCACCATCGCCCGCGCGGCGACGGAGCGGCTGCGCGCCCAGGGCCGCCGGGCCGAGGTGCTCGACGGCGACGAGGTGCGGGAGTTCCTCTCGGCCGGCCTGGGCTTCAGCCGCGCCGACCGGGACACCAACGTGCGGCGCATCGGCTTCGTCGCCGAACTCCTCGCCTCGCACGGCGTGGTGGTGCTGGTACCGGTCATCGCGCCGTACGCCGAGAGCCGCGAGGCGGTGCGCAAGCGGCACGAGGCCGAGGGCACCGCCTACCTGGAGGTGCACGTGGCCACCCCGCTGGACGTCTGCGCGGACCGCGACGTCAAGGGCCTGTACGCGCGGCAGGCGGCCGGGGAGCTGACCGGGCTGACCGGGGTGGACGACCCCTACGAGGTCCCCGCCCGGCCCGACCTGCGGATCGAGACGCAGGGGCGGACCGTCGAGCAGTCGGCGGACGCCGTACACGCGCTTCTGGCGGAGAGGGGACTGACCGCATGA